A genomic region of Streptosporangium lutulentum contains the following coding sequences:
- a CDS encoding MFS transporter, whose protein sequence is MRPIREAIAPLTVRDFRRYYFGHTASTFGDALTPLAIAFAVLHLTGSPADLGIVVLSTRIPIIALSLLGGALGDRFSRRNVMLVADLMRFLAQGATAALLLSGTARIWMIVVLQLIAGMGSALFNPASVGLVVSLAGKKRVQEANSLLSMSRSITSILALSVAGALAATVGPGWAILIDAATFLVSAAFLSRLPRAVATQRLAASTGLLASIKGGLTEVTRRSWLLVSVIHVALTNLIVVAPFLVLGPYVADEHLGGAPAWSAIGIAYAVGGLAGGFVAVRWKPSRPVGAALAVFLLMTPLPALLAVPATLWLLLPAAFLAGLEVVIYNVLQTTIIQRHVPDHLIARASSVVTLGSLAAAPLGMGLAGPAALVFGSGTVLAAGAVLAILITVTALLVPSVWQIKDGLGEDEQAEPAEAARTDADGATVASQT, encoded by the coding sequence TCGCTCCCCTAACCGTCCGGGACTTTCGTCGCTACTACTTCGGACATACCGCCTCGACGTTCGGGGACGCACTGACCCCCTTGGCGATCGCGTTCGCTGTCTTGCACCTCACCGGATCGCCCGCCGACCTCGGCATCGTCGTCCTGAGCACCCGGATACCGATCATCGCGCTGAGCCTCCTCGGCGGCGCCCTCGGCGACCGCTTCTCCCGGCGCAACGTCATGCTGGTCGCCGACCTGATGCGCTTCCTTGCTCAAGGGGCCACCGCGGCGCTTCTCCTCAGCGGAACGGCCCGCATCTGGATGATCGTGGTCCTGCAACTCATCGCGGGCATGGGATCCGCCCTCTTCAACCCCGCCTCTGTCGGCCTTGTGGTCTCGCTCGCAGGCAAGAAACGGGTGCAGGAAGCCAACTCGCTTCTGTCGATGTCGCGCAGCATCACCTCGATCCTGGCGCTCAGCGTGGCCGGAGCGCTGGCGGCAACCGTAGGGCCCGGCTGGGCGATCCTGATCGATGCGGCCACGTTCCTGGTGAGTGCGGCCTTTCTCTCTCGCCTTCCTCGCGCTGTCGCCACGCAGCGACTGGCAGCGAGCACAGGGCTACTGGCCAGCATCAAGGGAGGCCTCACGGAAGTCACCAGGCGATCGTGGCTGTTGGTGTCGGTCATCCATGTGGCGTTGACCAATTTGATCGTGGTCGCGCCGTTCCTGGTGCTCGGCCCGTATGTGGCAGACGAGCATCTCGGCGGAGCACCGGCCTGGTCCGCGATCGGCATCGCGTACGCCGTCGGAGGACTCGCCGGTGGCTTCGTCGCGGTTCGATGGAAGCCCTCCCGGCCCGTGGGTGCGGCTTTGGCGGTGTTTCTACTGATGACGCCGCTGCCAGCCCTCCTGGCTGTACCCGCCACCCTCTGGCTGCTGCTGCCGGCCGCTTTCCTGGCCGGCCTGGAAGTGGTGATCTATAACGTTTTGCAGACCACTATCATCCAGCGCCACGTTCCCGACCATCTCATCGCCAGGGCCAGCTCCGTCGTCACGCTGGGCTCACTCGCGGCGGCACCCTTGGGCATGGGGCTCGCCGGACCCGCGGCACTGGTATTCGGCAGTGGCACCGTCCTTGCGGCCGGCGCAGTCCTGGCCATCCTCATCACCGTAACCGCCCTGCTCGTTCCATCGGTGTGGCAGATCAAAGACGGCCTTGGGGAAGACGAGCAAGCGGAGCCGGCCGAAGCCGCCCGGACCGACGCGGACGGAGCGACGGTCGCATCCCAAACGTAA